In Gossypium raimondii isolate GPD5lz chromosome 12, ASM2569854v1, whole genome shotgun sequence, a single window of DNA contains:
- the LOC105762545 gene encoding uncharacterized protein LOC105762545 has protein sequence MGGCASKPKEFDTTAGAPMKPEKSKPDTAANDDANGGEKKTEKNISDSKEGESSSAEPEKDDGKSGSKNDDDDDDKVKASGEPVNNDEVEHDGASSKEEAKTN, from the exons ATGGGAGGCTGCGCAAGCAAACCCAAGGAGTTCGATACCACTGCTGGTGCTCCTATGAAGCCCGAGAAATCTAAACCCGATACCGCTGCTAAT GACGATGCCAACGGAGGTGAGAAGAAGACGGAGAAAAATATTTCTGATTCGAAGGAGGGTGAATCCTCGTCTGCTGAACCGGAAAAGGATGACGGTAAATCCGGGTCGAAGAATGATGATGACGACGATGATAAGGTTAAGGCAAGTGGAGAACCGGTAAACAACGATGAAGTTGAACATGATGGTGCCTCTAGCAAGGAAGAAGCTAAAACCAATTGA
- the LOC105762547 gene encoding uncharacterized protein LOC105762547, which translates to MAMLFCEYALSLLLLLLLLLVPFSYSFTLGQQQRFSAIRLPSEVDPCTSSPRPNFCPANCFMADPVCGDNGVTYWCGCADAYCAGTKVARIGFCESGNKGGNGSLTVQALLLVHIVWLIVLGFTVLLGLI; encoded by the coding sequence ATGGCGATGTTGTTTTGTGAATATGCATTGTCGTTGctgttgttgttgctgctgctgctcGTTCCTTTCTCCTATTCCTTCACTCTTGGACAGCAACAGCGATTTTCGGCCATACGTTTGCCTTCCGAGGTCGATCCATGCACCAGTTCCCCTCGGCCTAATTTCTGCCCTGCTAACTGCTTCATGGCAGACCCTGTTTGCGGTGACAACGGTGTTACGTACTGGTGCGGGTGTGCCGATGCTTATTGCGCGGGGACTAAAGTTGCCAGGATAGGATTTTGCGAGTCAGGTAACAAAGGTGGAAATGGATCTCTTACTGTGCAAGCACTGCTTTTGGTGCACATAGTTTGGCTCATCGTTCTGGGTTTTACTGTTTTGTTGGGCCTTATATga